GTTATTGAGGCTGCTAGCTTTCGGGGCGTAGAGTCCCAGGGCATGGTATGTTCGGCGGAAGAATTAAACCTTGACCCCGCCACCCGGCCGGAGGCGGAGCGGGGCGGGATTATGATTTTACCTACCGACGCCCCCTTGGGGGCTCGGGTGGCCCAGCTGCTCGATTTGGAAGATACTATCCTAGAGATAGATCTTACTCCCAACCGGGCTGACTGCCAGGGCGTGATCAACGTAGCCCGGGAGGTAGCAGCTTTGGTTGGCGCTCAGGTCAAGTTGCCGCCGGTGTTATCTGAGCAGGTCGGGCTAGAACGGAAGCTGCCGGTCCGGGTGGAAATCAAGGATGCCGACCTTTGCCCCCGCTATGTGGCCCGGGTGATCCAGGAAGTCAAAATCGGCCCCTCGCCGGCTTGGCTGGCGGAGCGGCTCACTAGCTATGGCATCCGCCCCATCAACAACATTGTCGACGTGACCAACTACGTGATGCTGGAGTACAACCAGCCCCTGCACGCCTTTGACTACGATACCCTGACTGGAGCACACATCATTGTTCGCCGCGCCTACCCGGGGGAAAAAATGGTTACCCTGGACCATGTGGAGCGGGATCTGGACCAGGATATGCTCTTAATCACTGACCCCCAGGGGGCGATAGCCGTTGCCGGGGTTATGGGCGGCTTAAATACCGAGGTGACCGAGGGTACCCGAACTGTGTTATTGGAGTCAGCCTATTTTAACCCTACCAGCATCAGGAGGACTTCGCGGCAGCTGGGGCTCAGGTCAGAGGCTTCCATGCGCTTTGAACGGGGGATTGATCCTCTGGGGCAGGTGGAAGCAGTCAATCGAGCTGCTTGGCTGATCGAACATATAGGAGCCGGCAAGGCCCAGCAAGGCGTGATCGATGTCTGTCCTCAACCCATTCCCCGGTTAGAGCTGGAGTTGCGGGTGGAGCGGGCCAATCAAATCCTGGGCACCGATATCCCGGCCGAAGAGATGCGTACCCTGCTTGGCCGGCTGGGCATGGAATGCCGCTTTCGGAGGGAGGGAGTGCTGGCCGTCAACGTTCCTTCTTACCGCCCCGACATTGAAAGGGAGGTTGACCTCATCGAGGAGGTGGGCCGGCTTTACGGGTACCATCGCATTCCTACCACCTTGCCGGTAGCTTCGGCCCTGGCAGCCCAGAGATCCAGAAGCCAGAGCCTGCGCCGCCAGTGTCGCCAGCTTCTGATTGCCGCCGGCCTCTACGAGGTAAATACTC
This genomic window from Clostridia bacterium contains:
- a CDS encoding phenylalanine--tRNA ligase subunit beta, which produces MRVAYNWLKELVDFELTPKELADQLTMLGLDVEGLEPYPDWSQGVIVGEIIQDLPHPQSDYLRVIRVDVGQGNILQIVTGAPNVAVGRKVAVATAGTILPGNRVIEAASFRGVESQGMVCSAEELNLDPATRPEAERGGIMILPTDAPLGARVAQLLDLEDTILEIDLTPNRADCQGVINVAREVAALVGAQVKLPPVLSEQVGLERKLPVRVEIKDADLCPRYVARVIQEVKIGPSPAWLAERLTSYGIRPINNIVDVTNYVMLEYNQPLHAFDYDTLTGAHIIVRRAYPGEKMVTLDHVERDLDQDMLLITDPQGAIAVAGVMGGLNTEVTEGTRTVLLESAYFNPTSIRRTSRQLGLRSEASMRFERGIDPLGQVEAVNRAAWLIEHIGAGKAQQGVIDVCPQPIPRLELELRVERANQILGTDIPAEEMRTLLGRLGMECRFRREGVLAVNVPSYRPDIEREVDLIEEVGRLYGYHRIPTTLPVASALAAQRSRSQSLRRQCRQLLIAAGLYEVNTLSFISPTAFDRMRLPRDDRRRQGLRLANPLREEASMMRTTLLPGLLAVAERNATRGMQDIAVFEMGTVFWPTPAKDALPDEKLQVALLACGTAHRGWAWGGVERDFYFLKGVVEALLGSLGIEGVRFVPFRDGYLLHPGRACQVKINDQAAGFLGELHPEVAANYELKERVVVGELDWESLETHAAEVKRYLP